A DNA window from Acidobacteriota bacterium contains the following coding sequences:
- a CDS encoding riboflavin synthase yields MFTGIVRETAPIREQEMGPWGARLTLQCSPGLLGALEIGHSISVDGVCLTVFRMNGQAFQVEATPETLLRTNLSDKRTGDPLNLEPAAKLSDFLGGHLVQGHVDAPGRLVSKLPEGNSWIFRIEAPAEVLRYCTFKGSIAVNGVSLTLSALNSKGFEATIIPHTMAVTNFGTMAVGDRVNLEADLISKYVETHVRHHTGQPADFSG; encoded by the coding sequence ATGTTCACCGGAATCGTGCGGGAGACGGCCCCGATCAGGGAGCAGGAGATGGGGCCTTGGGGGGCGAGGCTGACCCTGCAATGCAGCCCCGGGCTCCTCGGGGCGTTGGAGATCGGTCACAGCATCAGCGTGGACGGCGTGTGCCTCACCGTATTTCGCATGAACGGGCAGGCCTTCCAGGTGGAGGCGACACCCGAAACCCTGCTCCGGACCAATCTTTCGGACAAGCGAACCGGAGATCCACTGAACCTGGAGCCGGCGGCGAAGCTTTCCGATTTCCTGGGGGGCCACCTGGTGCAGGGACATGTGGACGCGCCCGGACGCCTGGTCTCCAAGCTGCCCGAAGGGAACTCGTGGATCTTCCGGATCGAGGCGCCGGCGGAAGTGTTGCGCTACTGTACTTTCAAGGGAAGCATTGCCGTCAACGGCGTGAGCCTGACGCTGTCGGCGTTGAATTCCAAGGGCTTTGAGGCCACAATCATTCCCCACACCATGGCGGTCACCAACTTCGGGACGATGGCGGTCGGGGATCGAGTGAACCTGGAAGCGGATCTGATCAGCAAGTATGTGGAAACACACGTTCGTCACCATACTGGGCAGCCTGCTGATTTTTCCGGCTAG
- a CDS encoding pseudouridine synthase: MWRLQKIMAHAGLASRRKSEEFILQGRVTVNGRVVDRLGTRADPARDEIRIDGVLLRPEKTEYYIVNKPRGVLSAVSDPRGRPVVTRLVPSRVRLVPAGRLDFQSEGLMLLTNDGDLVRNVTRAGGLEKVYHVKVARSPSPAALRRLQRGIRAKGKRMAVHRIRLLEPGNNPWYEVVLVQGRNRQLRIMFGVVGHLVMKLRRVAIGPLRLGRLAPGQYRELADWEVRRLKRGNRAARRKGVSPRRSKLARRQAVKRG; the protein is encoded by the coding sequence ATGTGGCGTCTGCAGAAAATCATGGCCCACGCCGGCCTGGCTTCCCGGCGGAAGTCGGAGGAGTTCATCCTCCAGGGCCGAGTCACGGTCAACGGAAGAGTCGTCGACCGGCTGGGAACGCGGGCGGATCCGGCCCGGGACGAGATCCGGATCGACGGTGTCCTGCTGCGTCCGGAGAAGACCGAATACTACATCGTGAACAAGCCGCGCGGCGTCCTGAGCGCCGTCTCCGATCCCCGCGGCCGGCCCGTCGTCACCAGGTTGGTCCCCTCCCGGGTCCGGTTGGTTCCCGCGGGCCGGTTGGACTTTCAAAGCGAGGGCCTGATGCTGCTCACCAATGACGGGGACCTGGTCCGAAACGTCACCCGTGCCGGTGGGCTGGAGAAGGTCTACCACGTCAAGGTGGCGCGGTCCCCGTCGCCGGCCGCGCTCCGGCGCCTCCAGCGCGGGATTCGTGCCAAGGGTAAACGGATGGCGGTCCACCGCATCCGATTGCTGGAGCCGGGAAACAACCCCTGGTACGAAGTGGTTCTGGTGCAGGGCAGGAACCGGCAGCTCCGGATCATGTTCGGGGTCGTCGGCCACCTGGTCATGAAGCTGAGACGGGTCGCCATCGGCCCGTTGAGGCTGGGACGACTGGCGCCGGGGCAATACCGGGAACTTGCGGATTGGGAGGTCCGCCGGCTCAAGCGGGGGAATCGAGCGGCGCGCCGGAAGGGTGTCAGCCCCCGTCGTAGTAAACTGGCCAGGCGGCAAGCCGTGAAGCGAGGTTAG
- the scpB gene encoding SMC-Scp complex subunit ScpB: protein MLKDPLASQILAVLFVAKEPVSIPQLHQVFPETSSQDLSRLVREVAKEFNTVQDSVEIRQVAGGYRMNSHARHHETIRRYLKSRPSARLSLAALETLAVIAYKQPVTMPEIAEIRGVKGTSTIRTLLEKKLIEAQGRKKTVGRPILYGIGRQFLVHFGLNDLSELPTLAEFEEILSS, encoded by the coding sequence ATGTTGAAGGATCCGCTCGCTTCACAGATCCTGGCGGTTCTCTTCGTCGCCAAGGAACCCGTATCCATCCCTCAACTCCACCAGGTCTTTCCGGAGACTTCCTCCCAGGACCTTTCCAGGCTCGTGAGGGAGGTGGCGAAAGAGTTCAATACGGTTCAGGACTCGGTGGAGATCCGGCAGGTCGCCGGAGGCTACCGGATGAACAGTCATGCCCGGCACCACGAGACCATCCGCCGGTATCTGAAGAGCCGGCCTTCGGCGCGGCTCTCGCTGGCCGCACTGGAGACGCTGGCGGTCATTGCCTACAAGCAGCCGGTGACCATGCCCGAGATCGCCGAGATCCGGGGGGTGAAGGGAACCTCGACGATTCGGACCCTGCTGGAGAAGAAGCTCATCGAGGCTCAGGGCCGCAAGAAGACGGTGGGACGCCCGATCCTGTACGGCATCGGACGGCAATTCCTGGTCCACTTCGGCCTCAACGATCTGAGCGAGCTTCCGACTCTCGCCGAGTTCGAGGAGATTCTTTCCAGCTAG
- a CDS encoding segregation/condensation protein A, which yields MVTETETCQVQLDVFEGPLDLLLHLIRTQELDIRDIPIARVTRQYLDYLQLMRDLNMTVAGEYLVMAATLIHIKSRMLLPEDDLSEPEPEEDPREELVRDLLQYEQFKKAAHLLHEKEILEQSSWTRGTNEFAEEEKEMVVVDLFDVVRAFHRIVNRYKDRILVEIDRDDVTLDGKIDEIRRLLQLEGEFFFSLFFKRGISRRHLVVALMALLELVRLGEIRLFQKGAFQDIRIVAC from the coding sequence ATGGTGACCGAGACGGAGACTTGCCAGGTTCAGCTCGATGTCTTCGAGGGCCCGCTGGACCTGCTGCTCCACCTGATCCGGACCCAGGAACTGGACATCCGGGACATTCCCATCGCCCGGGTGACCCGGCAATACCTGGACTACCTGCAGTTGATGCGGGATCTGAACATGACCGTGGCCGGTGAATACCTGGTCATGGCGGCCACGCTGATCCACATCAAGTCCAGAATGCTCCTCCCCGAAGACGACTTGTCCGAGCCGGAACCGGAGGAAGATCCCAGGGAGGAACTGGTCCGGGATCTGCTCCAATACGAGCAGTTCAAGAAGGCGGCCCACCTGCTCCACGAAAAGGAGATCCTGGAGCAGTCCTCCTGGACCCGGGGAACGAACGAGTTCGCGGAGGAGGAAAAGGAGATGGTCGTGGTCGATCTCTTCGACGTGGTCCGGGCGTTTCACCGGATCGTGAACCGGTACAAGGACCGGATCCTGGTGGAGATCGATCGGGACGACGTGACGCTGGACGGCAAGATCGACGAGATTCGCCGGCTCCTCCAGTTGGAGGGCGAGTTCTTCTTCTCACTCTTCTTCAAGCGGGGCATTTCCCGGCGCCACCTGGTGGTTGCCCTCATGGCGCTCCTGGAACTGGTCCGGCTGGGCGAGATTCGACTCTTCCAGAAGGGCGCCTTTCAGGACATTCGAATCGTGGCATGTTGA
- the trpS gene encoding tryptophan--tRNA ligase: protein MTKKRVFSGMRPTGRLHLGHLIGALDNWVGMQEEYDCIYGIVDWHALTSEYQDTRAVQDNVIEIAIDWIAAGLDPEKSVLMIQSLVPEHAELHLLLSMVVPVPWLERVPTYKEQVMQLREKDLSNYGFLGYPVLQAADIMIYKGEVVPVGEDQVSHLELVREIARRFNHFFGRVFPEPQAKLTTTPRLPGTDGRKMSKSYGNVIQLSEDPGKIRRKVMTMVTDPARVRRTDPGDPEVCPVFDHHKVFTPLEGQEWAAQGCRTAKIGCIDCKRRLLEGMIPVVEPLHQKRVELEKDRESVKEILVEGSRRVRGRARETLGEVRQAMNINYDRRSQW from the coding sequence GTGACCAAGAAACGGGTTTTCAGCGGCATGAGGCCGACGGGACGGTTGCACCTGGGACACCTCATCGGCGCCCTGGACAACTGGGTCGGCATGCAGGAGGAGTACGACTGCATCTACGGAATCGTGGATTGGCACGCGTTGACCTCCGAGTACCAGGACACCCGCGCGGTCCAGGACAACGTGATCGAGATCGCCATCGACTGGATCGCGGCCGGCCTCGATCCTGAAAAATCGGTCCTGATGATCCAGTCCCTGGTGCCGGAGCATGCCGAGCTCCATCTGCTCTTGTCCATGGTGGTTCCCGTGCCCTGGCTGGAGCGGGTTCCCACCTACAAGGAGCAGGTCATGCAGTTGCGGGAGAAGGACCTCTCCAACTACGGCTTCCTGGGATATCCGGTTCTGCAGGCGGCCGACATCATGATCTACAAGGGCGAAGTCGTGCCCGTGGGCGAGGATCAGGTTTCCCACCTGGAGCTGGTGCGGGAGATCGCCCGGCGCTTCAACCACTTCTTCGGCCGCGTCTTTCCCGAACCCCAGGCCAAACTCACCACCACGCCGCGGCTGCCGGGCACCGATGGCCGGAAGATGAGCAAGAGCTACGGCAACGTGATCCAGTTGTCGGAAGACCCGGGCAAGATTCGCCGCAAGGTCATGACCATGGTCACCGACCCGGCGCGGGTGCGCCGGACCGACCCGGGCGACCCTGAGGTGTGTCCGGTCTTCGACCACCACAAGGTCTTCACGCCGCTCGAGGGACAGGAATGGGCGGCGCAGGGTTGCCGGACGGCGAAGATCGGCTGCATCGACTGCAAGCGCCGGCTGCTCGAAGGAATGATCCCGGTCGTGGAGCCTTTGCACCAGAAGCGCGTCGAATTGGAGAAAGACCGGGAGAGCGTGAAGGAGATCCTGGTGGAGGGCAGCCGGCGAGTTCGGGGCCGCGCCCGGGAGACCTTGGGGGAGGTGCGTCAGGCCATGAATATAAATTACGACCGGCGTTCGCAATGGTGA
- the ccsA gene encoding cytochrome c biogenesis protein CcsA, with protein MSGLLFNTAFAFYVAGLAFSTLVFFANKAALFRIAVVTVGIGFGLHSGFLIASAVETAHFPLTGLRDSLGFFAWTVSLCFFVSYVRYRIRALSTFLLPAVAALMLGTVFLKASPIKPMLSSAWLYVHTPLMFLAYGMFLVTFVAGVLYVFEERELKNKKPKTFYYQLPSLTTLDDLFLKFLVAGFSFMTAGLLTGIVWAEQDWVNGWHKDPKVVSAMVTWCIYLALIYLRLTAGWRGKRAAVVSMAGFLWVLFTYLGASYFGGLHQF; from the coding sequence GTGAGCGGCCTCCTTTTCAACACCGCCTTTGCATTTTATGTGGCCGGACTCGCATTCAGCACTCTCGTCTTCTTCGCCAACAAGGCAGCCCTCTTTCGAATTGCGGTCGTCACGGTGGGGATCGGCTTCGGATTGCACTCCGGATTCCTCATCGCTTCCGCGGTGGAGACGGCACACTTTCCGCTCACCGGTCTTCGCGATTCCCTGGGGTTTTTTGCCTGGACCGTCTCCCTGTGCTTTTTCGTTTCCTACGTCCGGTACCGGATCCGGGCCCTGAGCACCTTTCTGCTGCCGGCGGTGGCGGCACTGATGCTGGGCACGGTCTTTCTGAAGGCCTCGCCCATAAAACCAATGCTTAGCAGCGCTTGGCTCTACGTGCATACGCCGCTCATGTTCCTGGCCTACGGCATGTTTCTGGTCACTTTCGTGGCGGGCGTCCTCTACGTGTTCGAGGAACGCGAGCTCAAGAACAAGAAACCCAAGACCTTCTACTATCAGCTCCCTTCCCTGACCACGCTGGACGACCTGTTCCTGAAGTTCCTGGTGGCCGGCTTTTCCTTCATGACCGCCGGGCTCCTGACGGGGATCGTCTGGGCCGAGCAGGACTGGGTCAACGGATGGCACAAGGATCCCAAGGTCGTATCGGCCATGGTCACCTGGTGCATCTACCTGGCTCTGATCTACCTGCGGCTGACGGCGGGCTGGCGGGGAAAGAGAGCCGCGGTGGTGAGCATGGCCGGATTCCTGTGGGTGCTGTTCACCTATCTGGGCGCCAGCTACTTTGGAGGCCTTCACCAGTTCTAG
- the hemA gene encoding glutamyl-tRNA reductase, with protein sequence MHPVLVGLSHKTAPIEIRERVAFREEAVASALEALRRDYQLRESMILSTCNRVEVLAQGGDDAETIDGIKDFLYRYHSLEPDSLEQYLYALREQDAVVHVFRVASSLDSMVPGEAQILGQLKQAYAVSGQAGAAGTALKALLPSAFRVAKRVRTDTGISQSAVSVSSVAVELARKIFGSLKGKSVLLLGAGKMAELATRSLVRSGISRVFVASRTEARSRQLASLFGATSIPLADLEERLPESDILLVSTSSDSYILGPETVNDAVHRRKYAPLFIIDIAVPRNVDPRVNQIENVFLYDIDDLQTVIGANLRERRREAELAEEIVRRESERHMQRIASMSLGPLIADLRGRLEEICLAQLEQSRQGMTDADSNRMEQILRKTARRIAHPIIMEIKSPAQDPQRRLHNIQMIKQAFGLDKGE encoded by the coding sequence ATGCATCCTGTCCTGGTCGGATTGAGCCACAAGACGGCTCCCATCGAAATTCGGGAACGGGTCGCCTTCCGCGAGGAAGCGGTCGCGTCGGCCCTGGAGGCGTTGCGCCGCGACTACCAGTTGCGGGAGAGCATGATCCTTTCGACCTGCAACCGGGTCGAAGTTCTGGCCCAGGGTGGAGACGACGCAGAGACCATCGACGGCATCAAGGACTTCCTTTACCGTTACCACTCGCTGGAGCCCGATTCGCTTGAGCAATACCTGTACGCCCTGCGGGAGCAGGATGCCGTCGTACACGTTTTCCGGGTGGCCAGCAGCCTCGACTCCATGGTTCCCGGAGAAGCCCAGATCCTGGGACAGTTGAAACAGGCGTACGCCGTTTCGGGGCAGGCGGGAGCCGCGGGAACGGCGCTGAAGGCCCTTCTTCCGTCGGCGTTTCGGGTCGCCAAACGGGTCCGGACCGATACCGGCATCTCCCAATCCGCGGTTTCGGTCAGTTCGGTGGCGGTGGAGCTGGCCCGGAAGATCTTCGGCAGTCTCAAGGGCAAGTCGGTTCTGCTGCTGGGCGCGGGCAAGATGGCCGAACTGGCCACCCGCAGCCTGGTCCGCTCCGGGATCTCCCGGGTCTTCGTCGCCAGCCGGACCGAGGCGCGATCCCGGCAACTGGCTTCGCTTTTCGGCGCCACGTCGATTCCTCTGGCCGACCTGGAAGAGCGCCTGCCCGAGTCGGACATCCTGCTGGTCTCCACCAGTTCCGACTCCTACATCCTGGGTCCCGAGACCGTCAATGACGCGGTCCACCGGCGCAAATACGCGCCCCTGTTCATCATCGACATTGCGGTCCCCAGGAACGTGGACCCCCGGGTGAACCAGATCGAAAACGTCTTCCTTTACGACATCGACGACCTGCAGACGGTGATCGGGGCCAATTTGCGGGAACGCCGGCGCGAAGCCGAGCTGGCCGAGGAGATCGTCCGGCGGGAATCCGAGCGCCACATGCAGCGCATCGCTTCCATGAGCCTCGGCCCGCTCATCGCCGACCTGAGAGGCCGCCTCGAAGAGATCTGCCTGGCTCAACTGGAACAGAGCCGCCAGGGAATGACCGACGCCGACTCCAACCGGATGGAACAGATTCTCCGCAAGACGGCCCGCCGCATCGCGCACCCCATCATCATGGAGATCAAGTCGCCGGCGCAGGACCCGCAGCGGCGCCTGCACAACATCCAGATGATCAAGCAGGCATTCGGTCTGGACAAAGGGGAATGA
- the hemC gene encoding hydroxymethylbilane synthase, with product MTRIRVGSRGSPLALRQAEIVCRELERRHPGVTTRIRVIRTSGDQPRPEPQFAGLSVKRMFVKEIEDALLREEIDLAVHSLKDLPSELPPGLCLAAIPEREDPRDALVSSLAVRSPREIPRNGRIGTSSLRRTVQLRLLRPDLEILPLRGNVGTRIRKMEEQRLDGIVLAAAGLKRLGLEDRIAFTFSQDQMLSAIGQGALAVECRCGDRQTRDLLAALDHPPTRVCTDAERRFLERMGGGCQVPMGAHASLTSDGSEFQAVLASPYRPISLRHRVHGPEQELPQMALDAAESILSRGGGEILRELEERGPA from the coding sequence ATGACGCGAATCCGCGTGGGATCGCGGGGCAGCCCCCTGGCGTTGCGGCAGGCCGAGATCGTCTGCCGCGAACTGGAGCGGCGCCACCCCGGCGTCACGACCCGGATCCGGGTGATCCGTACCAGCGGAGACCAACCGCGGCCCGAACCGCAGTTCGCGGGACTCTCGGTGAAGCGGATGTTCGTCAAGGAGATCGAGGATGCCCTCCTCCGGGAGGAGATCGACCTGGCGGTCCACAGCCTCAAGGACCTGCCCTCCGAGCTGCCCCCGGGGCTCTGCCTGGCCGCCATTCCCGAACGTGAGGACCCAAGGGACGCGCTGGTTTCCTCGCTCGCCGTTCGAAGTCCAAGGGAGATCCCCCGAAACGGCCGGATCGGCACAAGTTCACTGAGACGGACCGTCCAGTTGCGGCTACTTCGTCCCGACCTGGAGATCCTACCTCTGCGGGGGAACGTGGGCACGCGAATCCGGAAGATGGAAGAGCAACGCCTGGACGGGATCGTATTGGCGGCCGCCGGTTTGAAGAGACTCGGCCTGGAAGACCGGATCGCATTCACCTTCTCCCAGGACCAGATGCTTTCCGCCATCGGACAGGGCGCCCTGGCGGTGGAATGCCGGTGCGGCGACCGGCAGACCCGGGACCTGTTGGCTGCCCTCGACCATCCTCCGACCCGCGTCTGCACCGACGCCGAACGGCGGTTCCTGGAGCGAATGGGCGGAGGCTGCCAGGTTCCCATGGGGGCGCATGCCTCCCTCACGTCCGACGGCAGCGAGTTTCAGGCCGTCCTGGCCAGCCCTTACCGGCCCATCAGTCTCCGCCACCGCGTCCACGGACCCGAACAGGAGCTTCCGCAGATGGCCCTCGACGCCGCCGAGTCGATCCTCTCCCGGGGAGGCGGCGAAATCCTTCGCGAATTGGAGGAAAGGGGGCCGGCATGA
- a CDS encoding uroporphyrinogen-III synthase has product MSRPLEGRKILVTRSRTQASEFSRLLRQAGADVVEIPSIEIVPRPNRELDPCIARAHRFDWLFFTSVNGAEIFLSRARESDAPMSGKDGPPPRICAIGPATARRVERFGREVHLVPVRYQAEGVLEAFLELHSNRIEGLNILIPRASQARSLLPRELTRHGAQVEVVPVYDTVVPEESRVALKQALEAGAPDLITFTSSSTVRHLMNLATDPDGVRSVPCAAIGPITAATACEHGIQIAVESRESTIPGLFAAICNYFDQKGARRRL; this is encoded by the coding sequence ATGAGCCGTCCGTTGGAAGGACGAAAGATCCTGGTGACCCGGAGCCGCACGCAAGCGAGCGAGTTCTCCCGGCTCCTGCGCCAAGCCGGCGCCGACGTCGTGGAGATCCCGTCCATCGAGATCGTGCCCCGGCCCAACCGGGAGCTGGATCCATGCATCGCCAGGGCCCACCGGTTCGACTGGCTCTTCTTCACCAGCGTCAACGGGGCCGAGATTTTCCTCTCACGGGCACGGGAGTCGGACGCTCCCATGTCCGGGAAGGATGGACCGCCCCCCCGAATCTGCGCCATCGGACCGGCCACGGCCCGGCGAGTGGAACGGTTCGGCCGGGAGGTTCACCTGGTGCCGGTGCGCTACCAGGCGGAGGGCGTCCTGGAGGCGTTTCTGGAACTTCACTCGAACCGGATCGAAGGCCTGAATATACTGATTCCAAGAGCCAGCCAGGCCCGCTCCCTGTTGCCCCGGGAACTGACCCGCCACGGCGCTCAGGTGGAGGTAGTTCCCGTCTACGACACGGTGGTCCCTGAGGAGAGTCGAGTGGCGCTCAAGCAGGCCCTCGAAGCGGGCGCACCCGATCTCATCACCTTCACGAGTTCGTCCACCGTCCGCCATCTGATGAATCTGGCGACCGATCCGGACGGCGTTCGGTCCGTTCCCTGCGCCGCCATCGGACCCATCACGGCGGCAACGGCCTGCGAGCATGGAATCCAAATAGCGGTCGAATCCCGGGAATCCACCATCCCGGGACTGTTCGCGGCCATCTGCAACTATTTCGACCAGAAGGGTGCTCGGAGACGATTGTGA